A single genomic interval of Lewinellaceae bacterium harbors:
- a CDS encoding ImmA/IrrE family metallo-endopeptidase codes for MKNFPARLKSARLMNGYSMQDLSDRLNNQLSKQSVSRYESGMMEPSKKSLKILCKALGIKPEYFEREIQVSMENVSFRKITKLSTKNEKQIKLQAADFLERYLELEDIVSEAHQWQDLSFPVTSLEEVEEAAVQLRKEWNLGEDPLYNIVELLEDHGLKVLEVDADVSFSGLSGRLERDHTPFIVLNVNPQIPIDRKRFTALHELGHLVLKTPNMLEKEVERCCNRFAAALLISRGRMLAELGPNRHTIHMKELQLLKQQYGMSMQGILYRAKDLGIISAYQFRQQMKTFSQLGMRKREPDLYQGQEAALRFLQLLCRAIAEEMITVSKGAELYNMRVAEFMDEITKFQR; via the coding sequence ATGAAAAACTTCCCAGCCCGCCTCAAATCTGCTCGCCTGATGAACGGCTATTCCATGCAGGATTTGTCCGATCGACTGAATAATCAACTTTCCAAACAATCGGTCAGCCGCTATGAAAGCGGCATGATGGAGCCCAGTAAGAAAAGCCTGAAAATTTTATGCAAGGCGCTCGGTATAAAACCAGAATATTTTGAACGGGAAATTCAGGTGTCGATGGAAAATGTGTCCTTCCGGAAAATCACCAAACTCTCCACTAAAAACGAAAAACAGATCAAGCTTCAGGCTGCCGATTTCCTGGAGCGATACCTGGAATTAGAAGATATTGTCAGCGAAGCCCACCAATGGCAGGATCTTTCTTTTCCGGTTACTTCCCTGGAGGAAGTGGAAGAGGCGGCAGTCCAGCTCCGTAAAGAATGGAATCTTGGAGAAGACCCCCTTTACAACATAGTGGAGTTGCTGGAAGACCATGGCTTGAAAGTCCTGGAAGTGGATGCCGACGTTTCTTTTTCTGGCCTCTCCGGCCGTTTGGAAAGAGACCATACACCTTTTATTGTATTAAACGTCAATCCCCAGATTCCTATCGACCGGAAGCGGTTTACTGCCTTGCACGAGCTAGGGCATTTGGTTTTGAAAACCCCAAATATGCTGGAAAAGGAAGTGGAGCGATGCTGTAACCGTTTCGCCGCTGCCCTGTTGATCTCCCGAGGCAGGATGCTCGCGGAATTAGGCCCTAACAGGCACACCATACATATGAAAGAGCTGCAGTTGCTGAAGCAACAATACGGTATGTCCATGCAGGGCATTCTGTACCGTGCCAAAGACCTTGGCATCATCAGCGCGTACCAGTTCCGGCAGCAGATGAAGACTTTCAGCCAGCTTGGCATGAGGAAACGAGAACCGGACTTATACCAGGGGCAAGAAGCGGCCCTGCGCTTCCTACAATTGCTGTGCCGGGCAATCGCCGAGGAGATGATCACGGTGTCGAAGGGGGCGGAGCTATACAATATGCGGGTGGCGGAGTTTATGGATGAGATTACGAAATTCCAGAGGTAG
- a CDS encoding YfcE family phosphodiesterase, whose protein sequence is MKLTILSDIHDNVWNLQKALDAPAVKETDALLCCGDLCAPFIIKLLGQGYPKPIHIVLGNNDGDVASFIRVAANFPNIHLHGEYFRGEFGGRTLAMNHYPDKGRLLAESGQYDVVCYGHDHQLNPGEWVGSAGNGEALLLNPGAIMGYNGAALKDIPATCVVLDTDTLEVAVQEL, encoded by the coding sequence ATGAAACTCACCATCCTCTCCGACATCCACGACAACGTCTGGAACCTGCAAAAAGCCCTGGACGCACCTGCAGTAAAAGAAACCGACGCCCTGCTCTGCTGCGGCGACCTCTGCGCCCCCTTCATCATCAAACTGCTGGGCCAGGGCTACCCCAAACCCATCCACATCGTGCTGGGCAACAACGACGGCGATGTGGCCAGCTTCATTCGCGTGGCGGCCAACTTCCCGAATATCCATCTCCACGGCGAGTACTTCCGCGGCGAGTTCGGCGGCAGGACGCTGGCCATGAACCACTACCCGGATAAGGGCCGCCTCCTGGCGGAAAGTGGCCAGTACGATGTTGTCTGTTACGGCCACGACCACCAGCTCAACCCTGGCGAATGGGTGGGATCGGCGGGCAATGGGGAGGCGCTGCTGCTGAACCCGGGCGCTATAATGGGCTACAACGGAGCGGCGCTGAAGGACATCCCCGCGACTTGCGTGGTGTTGGACACCGATACTTTGGAAGTGGCGGTGCAGGAGCTTTGA
- a CDS encoding T9SS type A sorting domain-containing protein: MAATKKQPALFSNLNLNLNLNLNPSLSLNLNLNLNLNLILILILILNSGLSAQDTIVVQTLTWQSDNRSGYYQFPDEPGTQYEKILMRYNMRCHDNAVGSGNVGCREWDYSCNTFITDPSMVDSTRATHPDFVIPGYSGDTFPYTGQPTYTYQQYNQYDVQYGVVSVEDEQAVLPSDFGIPITLGNPTGRMLFLYKAEELQLIAAQGNPFAKLGFHIQEAGGGAAFLRIRLKPTSLTALSADSPPGPEGFTEVYFRNTSFTPGVNILPIRPFDWDGTANLLLELSYTNPSGSLPVVLANNQAAFSSQLATTGADRYLEFNGYGAVKPPAAAFEDISQEVTVSFWCYGDPNTLPVNSSIFEGNDANNQRQINVHLPWGNSRVYWDCGNDGGGYDRIEKDANPEDFAGKWNHWAFTKNAASGEMKIYLNGQLWHSGTGKTKPIDIQNFVIGGAALGGNAYYGAIDEFCIWKKALGEQDIHDWMFRPLNPAHPEWSELAAYYQFDEAAGAAAADASANGHDAAIFSAPPRRSHRGASLFKGFYSSFERPALTFIAGSYAGNPVESESIVVDSTQNSPYAVIRYEVDANNALAALDTQFAWHAIEQPLFDEQGNVLETFPVTAEGSIVPGTLAYYQKQDAKFELLSLVTPYGNGLSLGPQGKTFWFDVTDYTPVLRGEKFLSVELGGQYQEELDISFHFIKGTPPRDVLGIQNIWPFRRAWFDQIQDERFFEPRQLPLRVDAAGFKIRASITGHEQNGEFTPREHYLNLDGGEQEFPFQVWKECGDIPIYPQGGTWLFDRAGWCPGDPTEVHEFEITDRVSPGGSAEVDYGLNGPFLSSANYLVSTQLVSYGPPNFELDAAIESIMRPSGRVEFARINPACNQPMIVVKNTGATPVTRLLLEYRLLGGPALSYEWTGNLAFLDTAIVELPTPDMAFWNTVEEEGAFQANILEVNGQADAYSPNNTAYSEFTKPILFEVERLQFHFRTNLRPGENRYAFRNAAGEVVLSRDNMQASTLYIDEVDLPPGCYTLHIEDDAGDGLYYWYWDAIGDIRGTGQASFKRYYNPSIQLPLKSFESEFGSSIDFDFIMPMTVGNENLTRPRRFSAYPNPTPGEVTVEMEGFRAQDARLQLLSLTGQVLAEQRFRHDGQSAQRKLNLEAYPKGMYVIRLQGEDGVWVKTVVRE; the protein is encoded by the coding sequence ATGGCCGCAACGAAAAAGCAACCAGCACTCTTTTCCAACCTCAACCTCAACCTCAACCTCAACCTCAACCCTAGCCTTAGCCTCAACCTCAACCTCAACCTCAACCTCAACCTCATCCTCATCCTCATCCTCATCCTAAATTCCGGGCTTTCCGCACAAGACACCATCGTGGTGCAAACCCTCACCTGGCAATCCGATAACCGCTCCGGCTACTATCAGTTTCCGGACGAGCCGGGCACCCAATACGAAAAGATCCTCATGCGCTACAACATGCGCTGCCACGACAACGCCGTGGGCAGCGGCAATGTGGGCTGCCGCGAGTGGGACTACAGTTGCAATACCTTCATCACCGACCCTTCCATGGTGGACTCCACCCGGGCCACGCACCCTGATTTTGTTATCCCGGGTTACAGCGGCGATACTTTCCCCTACACCGGCCAGCCTACTTACACCTATCAGCAATACAACCAGTACGATGTGCAATATGGCGTTGTTTCTGTTGAGGACGAACAAGCGGTTTTGCCCTCCGATTTTGGCATCCCCATCACCTTAGGCAACCCTACGGGCAGGATGCTTTTTCTTTACAAAGCCGAAGAGCTGCAGTTGATCGCTGCTCAGGGCAACCCGTTTGCCAAGCTCGGGTTCCACATTCAGGAAGCCGGCGGCGGGGCGGCCTTCCTGCGCATCCGCCTGAAGCCCACCAGCCTGACGGCGCTTTCTGCCGATTCGCCTCCCGGCCCGGAGGGTTTCACCGAGGTGTATTTTCGCAACACCAGCTTTACCCCCGGCGTCAATATTTTACCCATCCGCCCCTTCGACTGGGATGGAACGGCCAACCTGCTGCTGGAACTCAGTTACACCAATCCCAGCGGCAGCCTGCCGGTAGTGCTGGCCAACAACCAGGCCGCCTTTTCCAGCCAGCTGGCCACCACTGGCGCCGACCGATACCTGGAGTTCAATGGCTATGGCGCGGTGAAGCCTCCGGCTGCCGCTTTCGAAGACATCAGCCAGGAGGTCACCGTCTCCTTCTGGTGCTACGGCGATCCCAATACCCTGCCCGTCAATTCTTCTATTTTCGAAGGCAACGATGCCAATAACCAGCGGCAGATCAACGTGCACCTGCCCTGGGGCAACAGCCGGGTGTACTGGGATTGCGGCAACGACGGCGGCGGCTACGACCGCATTGAAAAAGACGCCAACCCCGAAGATTTCGCCGGCAAATGGAACCACTGGGCCTTCACTAAAAATGCCGCCTCGGGAGAGATGAAGATTTACCTCAATGGCCAGCTCTGGCACAGCGGCACCGGAAAAACCAAGCCCATCGATATTCAAAATTTCGTTATCGGCGGCGCGGCGCTTGGCGGCAATGCCTATTACGGCGCCATTGATGAGTTTTGCATCTGGAAAAAGGCGCTCGGCGAGCAGGATATCCACGACTGGATGTTCCGGCCCCTGAACCCGGCGCATCCGGAATGGAGCGAACTGGCCGCCTATTACCAATTTGACGAGGCTGCGGGCGCTGCTGCTGCTGACGCCTCCGCCAATGGCCACGACGCCGCCATCTTCAGCGCTCCTCCCCGAAGGAGCCACCGGGGGGCGTCGCTGTTTAAAGGTTTTTACTCCAGCTTTGAACGGCCGGCCCTCACTTTTATCGCCGGCAGTTATGCCGGAAATCCTGTAGAATCAGAAAGCATAGTAGTGGATTCCACGCAAAACTCCCCGTATGCCGTCATCCGGTACGAGGTAGATGCCAACAATGCTTTGGCGGCCCTCGACACCCAGTTTGCCTGGCACGCCATCGAACAGCCTCTGTTCGACGAACAAGGCAACGTCCTGGAAACTTTCCCCGTAACTGCCGAAGGAAGCATCGTCCCGGGTACGCTTGCCTATTATCAGAAACAGGACGCCAAGTTTGAGCTGCTTTCCCTGGTCACCCCTTACGGAAACGGCCTGAGCCTGGGGCCCCAGGGCAAAACTTTCTGGTTTGACGTGACCGACTACACGCCCGTCCTGCGCGGCGAGAAATTCCTGTCGGTGGAACTGGGCGGCCAGTACCAGGAAGAGCTCGATATCAGCTTCCACTTCATAAAGGGCACGCCCCCACGCGATGTGCTGGGCATACAGAACATCTGGCCTTTCCGCCGGGCCTGGTTCGACCAGATTCAGGATGAACGCTTCTTCGAGCCCCGGCAGTTGCCCCTGCGGGTTGATGCCGCAGGCTTCAAGATCCGCGCCTCCATTACCGGCCACGAGCAGAACGGCGAGTTCACCCCTCGCGAACACTACCTCAACCTGGACGGAGGCGAACAGGAATTTCCGTTCCAGGTGTGGAAGGAGTGCGGCGACATTCCGATCTACCCCCAGGGCGGCACCTGGCTGTTTGACCGCGCCGGCTGGTGCCCGGGCGATCCTACCGAGGTGCACGAATTCGAGATCACCGACAGGGTTAGCCCCGGAGGCAGCGCAGAGGTAGATTACGGCCTGAACGGCCCATTCCTCAGCAGCGCCAACTACCTGGTTTCCACCCAGCTCGTCTCCTACGGCCCGCCCAACTTTGAGCTGGACGCTGCCATCGAGAGCATCATGCGCCCCAGCGGGCGGGTAGAGTTTGCCCGGATCAATCCGGCTTGCAACCAACCCATGATAGTGGTGAAAAACACGGGCGCTACTCCCGTCACCCGCCTGCTGCTGGAATACCGCCTGCTGGGCGGCCCGGCGCTGAGTTACGAATGGACGGGCAACCTGGCTTTCCTGGACACCGCTATCGTCGAATTGCCCACTCCGGATATGGCCTTCTGGAATACGGTTGAAGAAGAAGGGGCCTTCCAGGCAAACATCCTGGAGGTGAACGGCCAGGCCGACGCCTACAGCCCGAACAACACCGCCTATTCTGAATTCACGAAACCGATCCTCTTTGAGGTAGAACGCCTTCAGTTCCACTTCCGCACCAACCTGCGGCCCGGCGAGAACCGCTATGCCTTCCGCAATGCCGCCGGCGAAGTGGTGCTCTCCCGCGACAACATGCAGGCCAGCACCCTCTACATCGACGAGGTCGACCTGCCGCCCGGTTGCTATACCCTGCACATCGAAGACGACGCCGGCGACGGCCTCTACTACTGGTACTGGGACGCGATAGGAGATATCCGGGGCACCGGCCAGGCCAGCTTCAAGCGATACTATAATCCAAGCATACAGCTGCCTTTGAAAAGCTTCGAGAGCGAATTCGGCAGCAGCATTGACTTCGACTTCATCATGCCGATGACGGTGGGCAATGAGAATCTCACCCGCCCGCGCCGTTTCAGCGCTTATCCTAACCCCACGCCGGGGGAGGTAACGGTAGAGATGGAGGGTTTCCGGGCCCAGGATGCCAGGTTGCAATTGCTAAGCCTTACCGGGCAGGTGCTGGCAGAGCAGCGTTTCCGCCACGATGGACAAAGCGCGCAACGGAAGTTGAACCTGGAAGCCTATCCGAAAGGAATGTACGTCATCCGCCTGCAGGGGGAGGATGGCGTGTGGGTAAAAACGGTGGTGAGGGAGTGA
- a CDS encoding aspartyl protease family protein codes for MRKKPALLLLLTLLFAQCTSVKKLLRQGEVIKAGISQPIEFEYQNRLLFVDVRVNGLPRRFIIDSGAPTVVSQELREELQLKRVKSTQVSDSQNNRSKLEFVRLESLAFGGVEIAHSAALATDLSLFHCLGIDGLLGANAMSHFDWEVDYQEETIGLYRKGGAGQPEASYKIAIPFTTNAQGTPDLEIGIPGRLSTSGLTLDLGSTRGISIRKTDKLNIRQDSASTFSYGRTSKGIFGANTDTTWYFQVDSLLIGDALFGPTVITSFNTSNKIGNRFWENYKLLISWSSQRLYLSPRNATSPQLPPELLKIGYEDGAVRILTVYQKLAQANDRIEPGDEVTAINGASTEGISLEEYCALREGVWEELQLKARGKESGEIMEITLNRDELEW; via the coding sequence ATGAGGAAAAAGCCAGCGCTCTTGCTGTTGCTGACACTGCTATTTGCCCAATGCACCAGCGTAAAAAAGCTGTTGCGGCAAGGCGAAGTAATCAAAGCAGGCATCAGCCAGCCCATCGAATTTGAGTACCAAAACCGGCTGTTATTTGTCGACGTTAGGGTCAACGGGCTGCCCCGGCGGTTCATCATCGACAGCGGCGCGCCAACTGTAGTCAGCCAGGAGCTAAGGGAAGAGCTGCAACTCAAAAGGGTAAAATCAACCCAGGTTTCCGATTCTCAGAATAACCGTTCGAAGCTGGAATTCGTAAGGCTCGAAAGCCTGGCCTTTGGCGGAGTGGAGATCGCCCATTCGGCTGCCCTGGCAACGGACCTGAGCCTCTTCCATTGCCTGGGTATCGACGGATTGCTGGGGGCCAACGCAATGTCGCACTTCGACTGGGAGGTGGATTATCAGGAGGAAACGATTGGGCTGTACCGCAAAGGCGGTGCCGGACAACCTGAGGCATCCTACAAGATCGCCATTCCGTTTACAACCAACGCCCAGGGCACTCCGGACCTGGAGATCGGCATTCCCGGCCGGCTCTCCACCTCCGGCCTCACCCTCGACCTGGGCTCCACCCGGGGCATTTCGATCCGAAAAACCGACAAGCTGAACATCCGGCAGGACAGCGCCTCCACTTTTTCCTACGGCCGCACCTCCAAGGGCATCTTCGGAGCCAATACCGACACCACCTGGTATTTTCAGGTGGACAGCCTGCTCATCGGCGATGCCCTTTTTGGGCCAACCGTGATTACCTCCTTCAATACCAGCAACAAGATCGGCAACCGCTTCTGGGAAAATTACAAGTTGCTCATTAGCTGGAGCAGCCAACGTTTGTATCTCAGCCCCCGGAATGCAACCTCCCCCCAACTGCCGCCGGAACTGCTCAAGATCGGCTACGAGGACGGGGCCGTGCGCATTCTAACCGTCTATCAAAAGCTCGCGCAGGCCAATGACAGGATCGAGCCGGGAGATGAGGTCACAGCAATAAATGGAGCCTCAACGGAGGGAATATCCCTCGAAGAGTACTGTGCGCTCCGGGAAGGAGTTTGGGAGGAGTTGCAACTGAAGGCCAGGGGAAAAGAAAGCGGGGAAATTATGGAAATAACCCTCAACCGGGATGAGTTGGAGTGGTGA
- a CDS encoding phage holin family protein, whose translation MELLLLDAGFGGLGEMVIKVLLNALALMAGAHLLKGVEIEDFTRAVIIAVFLSVLNATLGSFLDFITTPLRFLTLGLFAFVVDAAMLLLAAHFMKGFNIRNFVSAFFLAIIFSITNAVLYAIFL comes from the coding sequence ATGGAACTCTTATTACTCGACGCCGGCTTCGGAGGCCTGGGCGAAATGGTCATCAAGGTGTTGCTCAACGCCCTGGCGCTGATGGCAGGAGCCCATCTGCTGAAAGGGGTAGAGATCGAAGACTTTACCCGGGCGGTGATCATCGCCGTTTTCTTGTCGGTGCTCAACGCCACTCTGGGTTCTTTTCTCGACTTTATCACCACGCCTCTGCGTTTCCTCACCCTGGGCCTGTTCGCCTTCGTGGTGGACGCCGCCATGCTGCTGCTGGCCGCTCATTTTATGAAGGGATTTAACATCAGGAATTTCGTTTCGGCCTTTTTCCTCGCCATCATCTTTTCGATTACCAATGCTGTTTTGTACGCGATATTTTTATAG
- a CDS encoding DUF4440 domain-containing protein: MRTSLFFLTILLLTTSSCLFSRKAAGKKEAETAMKAVYSTFTRAYKQADAAMVANLYTEDAYYLEPNTLIIQGRDTIQANFERFLGRFSPGAGPDIRFEIIDRQISGNQAYDIGYYLFNGQRSGKFIVLWQQQPDGRWLIRADGFSGLGGG; the protein is encoded by the coding sequence ATGCGTACTTCCTTGTTCTTCCTCACCATTCTCTTATTGACCACCTCCTCCTGCCTGTTTTCCCGTAAAGCAGCCGGCAAAAAAGAGGCCGAAACTGCTATGAAAGCCGTCTACAGCACCTTCACCCGGGCTTACAAGCAGGCAGATGCAGCCATGGTGGCCAACTTGTATACCGAGGATGCCTATTACCTCGAGCCCAACACCCTGATCATTCAGGGCAGAGACACCATTCAAGCCAACTTCGAACGCTTCCTGGGGCGCTTCTCCCCCGGCGCCGGCCCTGATATCCGCTTCGAGATCATCGATCGGCAAATTTCCGGCAATCAGGCTTATGATATTGGCTATTACCTTTTCAACGGCCAACGCTCGGGGAAATTCATCGTGCTCTGGCAGCAGCAGCCGGACGGCCGGTGGCTGATTCGGGCGGATGGGTTTAGCGGGCTGGGGGGAGGGTGA
- a CDS encoding Uma2 family endonuclease translates to MPTASEQQPAKLAAVRTSEPFRKRRHWPKTMEARMELGVRELRAPATFEEYLALSEDCNYRIHYRDGHVISFLEIDEQTNAIMGEASVIHELIVARMITLLSETLNKTGSGFQVLGSNVRLFIAEDRKGCNADVTVVEGPVEQKTYKFNRRAVTGVTNPWLLVEVLSDSTREFDLSDKLSDYKQLPSLQQVIFIEQEHVWASTYIRISPKEWRNLDLNSLEDQIPILDTSISLQKVYKSILNV, encoded by the coding sequence ATGCCAACCGCCAGCGAGCAACAACCCGCCAAATTAGCCGCCGTTCGTACTTCCGAGCCGTTCCGCAAGCGGCGGCACTGGCCTAAAACGATGGAGGCGCGCATGGAGCTCGGTGTCCGGGAGCTGCGCGCGCCGGCTACCTTCGAGGAGTACCTTGCGCTCTCCGAAGATTGCAACTACCGCATCCACTACCGGGATGGGCACGTGATCTCTTTTCTGGAAATCGACGAACAAACCAACGCCATTATGGGGGAAGCAAGTGTAATTCATGAACTGATCGTTGCCCGGATGATCACTCTTTTATCGGAAACTTTAAATAAAACGGGTTCCGGATTTCAGGTTCTTGGCAGTAATGTCCGCTTATTTATTGCCGAAGACCGCAAGGGCTGCAATGCCGATGTGACCGTTGTAGAAGGCCCGGTGGAACAAAAAACCTACAAATTCAACCGCCGGGCGGTCACGGGTGTTACGAACCCCTGGCTGTTGGTGGAAGTGCTGTCCGACAGCACCCGCGAGTTCGACCTCTCCGACAAACTGAGCGATTACAAACAGCTTCCCTCCCTGCAACAGGTGATCTTTATAGAACAGGAACACGTATGGGCTTCTACCTACATCCGTATCAGTCCCAAGGAATGGCGCAACCTCGACCTTAATTCTTTAGAAGATCAGATTCCTATTCTGGATACCTCGATCTCTTTACAAAAAGTGTATAAATCCATTCTGAACGTGTGA